From the genome of ANME-2 cluster archaeon, one region includes:
- a CDS encoding reverse transcriptase-like protein: MGKSTNNEAEYRALITALERAVRYCKDDVEHYSDSELLVRQLNGQYRVKAVNLKPLFGKVSTVSKKFGSVKHKHVRRTDKRLARIDELVNDALDGAGY, from the coding sequence ATCGGGAAGAGCACCAACAACGAGGCTGAATACCGGGCGCTTATTACGGCACTGGAGCGGGCGGTGCGCTACTGCAAGGATGATGTGGAGCATTATAGTGACAGCGAACTGCTGGTCAGGCAGTTGAACGGGCAGTACCGAGTAAAGGCCGTGAATTTAAAGCCGCTGTTCGGTAAGGTGTCGACGGTAAGCAAGAAATTCGGCTCTGTCAAACATAAGCATGTTCGGCGGACAGACAAGCGACTGGCGAGAATTGACGAGCTGGTGAATGATGCGCTGGATGGGGCAGGGTATTGA